GCCATACATCCATgtccatcttccatcttcactACTGTGGAGATCACATCAAGAAACCAAATTACTTATAACCAATACAGAAGTAGAATAGTGAAAATAAAAAGCAGCAGTTCAGAAAGGATTTTAATGGATAAATTTTGATATACTCTCAAGCTCATATGGGTAACGAACACTTACAACTTGGATGGGTTAGGCAAAAGATGGATGGGTATGGATATGTCTTTAAAAAACCCTACAGACACTGCCACCATTATAGATTTAGATACTTGTGGAAACAATTAAAGCGACCaccataataaataaataaatatctgGTTCACAAAAAGAAATGCTTATAGGCTAGAAAACGATTTGGTCTACATACATCGTAAACCATTAGCATCTGATGCGTCAACCTTTCCAGAAAGAATCTCACCCTCAAAAGGACGGAACATGATTAGCCTAAAATCAACCTGCAAAATGAGAATAAAACTCGTAAATGAAGCAACAATTAGTTTCTTCCGTAAGCTACAAGTAACAATCGTCTTCTTAGATTTGGTGTACCAAAAATATATCTGCTATacataaaaggaaaagaaaaaactgCTTTTTCGATGGTAAGAGGTCACTGTTAACTGTTCATAGCTTTAATAGATCCTCAAGATAAGAAAAAGTTAAGATACCGTATAGGTCGAAGCACCATCTCCTGCAAATATGAAGCCGCCCTTAATGGATTTAATGTCATAGACGGAGATGCATAAACCCAACTGTGCGATAACCTTCATAAAAATAGATATGACTCAATACATACTGCTCATAGAAATCAagcaagcacaacaagaacagtACGGAAAATCAAAAGAGACACTCAAGAAAGAAAATGGTTTTACCTTATCCACAAATAGTTTCTCTAGCTCACCCCGTATAGCTTCAGGAAGAGGAAGGCTAAGGAGATTAGGAGGTAAACGCAAGGTATGCTCTATTAAACTAAGGACGAACATTCCGGCTTCTTCAACTGGACCTTCTTTAAACCAAGGATGGTGTGTTATTTGTTTGAAGAACGTTTTATCTTCTATTCAGGCTCAGTGTTATTGTTTTGGATACTGTTAATCACAGTTTCTGCAACAATTAAAGACATCCATGAGCAACTTTTCAGTCACAAATGAATTAATGGATACTCTTAGTATGCCAAAGTATTACAaggtaacaaaatcttgtcgAGAAAATACAAATTGCAGCTAAAACAGGAAATACCTCCCACACGTTAGAGGAAAGAAGTCCACCATCGTTCCTAAGAAAACTGTTTTACTAACTAAACAAACGAAGTTGAACCTAGTCATTATCCAATTCCAGGGAATAATCTTTGATTTTATTACCTACGAAAAGTCTGCCCACACCCCGCAATATATGCATGACACAGTAAAACGAACCCTAACCCCAGCTTATTCAGGATGAAAAACTCATCCAAATTCTAAATAACTTCAGATACTACAATAGAATAATCTAGCTGATTGCTTGACAAATTCTAGATATTGATGATGTATTACAATTACGAAATTCGCAAATTCAAACAACTATAACAATTTTTACACACTC
This genomic stretch from Papaver somniferum cultivar HN1 chromosome 5, ASM357369v1, whole genome shotgun sequence harbors:
- the LOC113277991 gene encoding DNA-directed RNA polymerase III subunit RPC8-like, with amino-acid sequence MFVLSLIEHTLRLPPNLLSLPLPEAIRGELEKLFVDKVIAQLGLCISVYDIKSIKGGFIFAGDGASTYTVDFRLIMFRPFEGEILSGKVDASDANGLRLSVGFFKDISIPIHLLPNPSKFSEDGRWTWMYGDVELTIEQDDEIRFRVHKISYPPIPLEQEKDSKAFAPMVITASIDFDGLGPISWWV